The Arachis hypogaea cultivar Tifrunner chromosome 14, arahy.Tifrunner.gnm2.J5K5, whole genome shotgun sequence genome has a segment encoding these proteins:
- the LOC140178635 gene encoding uncharacterized protein, which translates to MASRGRPRGSSSSSSALAKQMKEMAKAMKEQAQVTTLMAHQLSTGDRDPNTPRLEEGQTRTTFADFNKIGPPEFCGALDPDKAEEWLTEMEKVFTIFPCTEVQQVNYATFMLKADAEFWWDGARRLLEDAGTDLSWATFKEAFYKKYFPLSARESKEMEFLQLKQDRMSIAEYTEKFERLCKFSAMYKANPDEKWKCMKYQGGLNTEILTAIVPLEIREFSSLVSKCQVIEECTKKLASERSEAFKNRQLNQGSSQQLSQKKAFLGRPAGRQSQQGTNRQKPPTDTSPKATELKECASCGKQHRGRCFSFISLSATSRISLCMTKLPYVLLVTTPAGKSVETQQVCQRVCILISDRSYLADLVCLPLVGLDIILGMDWLNENRVLLDCFERKVIFPSQSIQDTRDLPRSSEDTSTRQEYALLNSVKADSHREFCEIPVVQDFSDVFPEDIPSFPPTREVEFSIELMPGTGPISIAPYRMAPLELTELKNQLEELLQKGFIRPSASPWGAPVLFVKKKDGSMCLCVDYRQLNKIMVKNKYPLPRIDDLMDQLQGATVFSKIDLRSGVLQPLGIPEWKWEDISMDFVMGLPRTQAGRDDIWVIVDRLTKTAHFLPVKATDSLERLATLYIKEIVRLHGVRTTIVSDRDPRFTSRFWNALQKAFGTKLCLSTSYHPETDGQTKRTIQTLEDMLRACVLDRPGKWESHLPLIEFAYNNSYHGSIGMAPYEELYGRRCQSPLCWYGPEDKGYLGPELVRQTTEDIKRIRERMRTAQSRQKSYTDQRRKPLEFQEGDHIFLKITPPPE; encoded by the exons ATGGCAAGTCGTGGACGCCCGCGTGGATCGAGCTCGAGCTCCTCAGCCCTAGCGAAGCAGATGAAGGAGATGGCCAAGGCAATGAAGGAGCAAGCCCAAGTCACTACTCTGATGGCTCATCAACTGTCCACTGGGGACAGGGATCCCAATACTCCCAGACTGGAGGAGGGACAAACTCGTACGACTTTTGCTGATTTCAACAAGATTGGTCCGCCTGAATTCTGTGGGGCCCTCGACCCTGATAAGGCAGAGGAATGGCTGACAGAAATGGAGAAAGTATTCACAATTTTTCCATGCACTGAGGTGCAGCAAGTGAATTACGCTACCTTCATGCTCAAAGCTGATGCCGAATTCTGGTGGGATGGAGCAAGACGGTTGTTGGAGGATGCTGGAACAGATCTCAGCTGGGCCACCTTCAAGGAAgctttctacaagaagtacttccCCCTTTCTGCTCGAGAGTCCAAGGAGATGGAGTTTCTTCAACTGAAGCAAGATAGGATGAGTATTGCAGAGTACACAGAGAAGTTCGAGAGGCTCTGCAAATTTTCCGCAATGTATAAGGCTAATCCAGATGAAAAGTGGAAATGTATGAAGTATCAAGGAGGGCTCAATACAGAGATCTTAACCGCAATAGTCCCACTGGAAATCCGGGAGTTCTCCTCCCTTGTTAGCAAGTGCCAGGTGATCGAGGAATGCACCAAGAAACTAGCGTCAGAAAGAAGCGAGGCTTTCAAGAACAGGCAGCTAAATCAAGGATCTTCTCAGCAGCTGTCGCAGAAGAAGGCCTTTCTTGGAAGACCTGCAGGAAGACAATCTCAACAGGGCACGAACCGCCAGAAACCTCCCACTGACACCTCACCAAAGGCCACCGAACTCAAGGAATGTGCCTCGTGTGGAAAGCAACATAGGGGCAG GTGCTTCTCATTTATATCTCTCTCTGCTACTAGTAGAATCAGTTTATGCATGACCAAACTACCATATGTCCTACTAGTGACCACCCCAGCCGGTAAGAGTGTCGAAACTCAGCAGGTTTGTCAGAGGGTTTGCATCCTCATTTCAGATAGATCATACCTTGCTGACCTAGTGTGCCTTCCTTTAGTAGGATTAGACATCATCCTAGGAATGGATTGGCTCAACGAAAATCGAGTCCTGTTAGATTGTTTTGAGAGAAAAGTCATCTTCCCTTCTCAATCCATACAAGACACACGTGATCTTCCAAGATCCTCCGAAGACACAAGTACGAGGCAAGAATATGCCTTGCTAAATTCGGTAAAAGCAGATTCCCATCGAGAGTTCTGTGAGATACCAGTAGTACAAGACTTTTCAGATGTCTTTCCCGAAGATATACCCTCGTTTCCCCCAACACGAGAGGTTGAGTTCTCCATAGAACTGATGCCTGGGACAGGGCCAATCTCCATAGCCCCTTACCGGATGGCTCCATTGGAGCTCACTGaactgaagaaccaactagaggaGCTGCTGCAAAAAGGATTCATCCGACCAAGTGCCTCTCCCTGGGGAGCTCCAGTATTGTTTGTGAAGAAAAAGGACGGCAGCATGTGTCTCTGCGTGGACTATAGGCAACTCAACAAAATCATGGTGAAGAACAAGTATCCTCTCCCAAGAATAGATGACTTGATGGACCAACTACAAGGTGCAACAGTGTTCTCAAAGATTGACCTGAGATCAGGGGTATTGCAACCCCTTGGCATCCCGGAGTGGAAATGGGAGGACATATCAATGGATTTCGTCATGGGACTACCTCGTACTCAAGCAGGGCGTGACGATATATGGGTCATCGTGGACCGGCTTACAAAGACTGCCCACTTTCTACCAGTTAAGGCGACCGACTCATTGGAAAGACTAGCCACGCTATATATCAAAGAGATCGTAAGGTTACATGGGGTACGAACAACCATAGTCTCGGACAGAGACCCAAGATTCACCTCGAGGTTTTGGAACGCACTGCAGAAGGCATTCGGGACAAAATTGTGCCTGAGCACGTCATACCACCCGGAAACAGATGGACAAACGAAGAGGACCATCCAGACGTTGGAAGACATGTTACGAGCTTGTGTCCTGGACAGACCAGGAAAGTGGGAGAGTCACCTACCACTTATCGAGTTTGCTTATAACAACAGTTACCATGGTAgcatcgggatggcaccatatgaggaACTGTACGGGCGAAGATGCCAATCTCCTTTATGCTGGTACGGACCAGAAGATAAAGGCTACTTAGGACCGGAGTTAGTAAGACAGACCACAGAAGATATCAAGAGGATAAGAGAAAGAATGCGCACCGCCCAAAGTCGACAAAAGAGTTATACAGATCAACGAAGAAAACCCCTCGAATTTCAGGAAGGCGATCACATATTCCTAAAAATCACCCCACCACCGGAGTAG